From a region of the Myxococcaceae bacterium JPH2 genome:
- a CDS encoding short chain dehydrogenase: protein MRVVVVGATGTIGRAVVQVLSGRHEVVEVARKGGKHQTDIASKDALERLFKAVGPFDALVSVTGAAAFKPLVALSDDDFQFSLNNKLMGQVNLARVGLAHIRDGGSITLTTGVLAQQPMQGSAAVSMVNAGLEGFTRAAALEMPRNIRINVVSPPWVDETLKAFNMKGIPGMPAAEVARAYLASIEGKSTGQVIDARAFATP, encoded by the coding sequence ATGAGGGTCGTCGTCGTGGGCGCAACAGGCACCATCGGTCGTGCGGTCGTCCAGGTCTTGTCCGGCCGCCACGAGGTCGTCGAGGTCGCCCGCAAAGGCGGGAAACATCAGACAGACATCGCCTCGAAGGACGCGTTGGAGCGCCTCTTCAAGGCGGTGGGGCCTTTCGATGCGCTGGTCTCGGTGACGGGTGCCGCGGCGTTCAAGCCGCTGGTCGCACTGAGCGACGACGACTTCCAATTCAGCCTGAACAACAAGCTCATGGGTCAGGTGAACCTGGCGCGGGTCGGGCTCGCGCATATTCGCGACGGCGGCTCCATCACGCTGACGACCGGCGTGCTCGCACAGCAGCCCATGCAAGGCTCAGCAGCAGTGAGCATGGTGAACGCGGGACTGGAGGGGTTCACTCGCGCGGCGGCGCTCGAGATGCCGAGAAACATCCGCATCAACGTCGTGAGCCCACCCTGGGTGGACGAGACACTCAAGGCCTTCAACATGAAAGGCATTCCAGGGATGCCTGCCGCGGAGGTGGCTCGCGCCTATCTCGCCAGCATTGAAGGCAAGAGCACAGGTCAGGTCATCGACGCCCGCGCGTTCGCGACTCCTTGA
- a CDS encoding AAA family ATPase, whose amino-acid sequence MDVFLRYMELRRDEVPDFRVYPFAIPAVRNLERLDFHPQVTFFVGENGSGKSTLIEAIAVAAGFNAEGGSNNFNFATRRSESDLHRYLSLARGVRRPRTGYFLRAESFFNVATEIEKLDTGFALGPPVINSYGGRSLHEKSHGESFIALVTNRFGPGGLYILDEPEAALSPQRQLALLKLIHDRVRERCQFIIATHSPLILAYPGASLYHLSETGLESVRYEDTDHYRLTRDFLEHRARYFRHLFED is encoded by the coding sequence ATGGACGTGTTCCTTCGGTATATGGAACTGCGCCGCGACGAGGTGCCCGACTTCAGGGTGTACCCGTTCGCCATCCCAGCCGTGCGCAATCTGGAGCGACTCGACTTCCATCCCCAGGTCACATTCTTCGTGGGGGAGAACGGCAGCGGCAAGTCCACGCTCATCGAGGCCATTGCCGTTGCGGCCGGCTTCAATGCTGAGGGTGGCAGCAATAACTTTAACTTTGCCACGCGCAGGTCCGAGTCAGACCTGCATCGGTACCTAAGCCTTGCCCGTGGCGTTCGCCGTCCAAGGACAGGGTATTTCCTCCGTGCCGAGAGCTTCTTCAACGTGGCCACCGAGATCGAGAAGCTGGACACAGGATTTGCGCTCGGACCGCCCGTCATTAACAGCTACGGAGGGCGATCTCTCCACGAGAAATCGCATGGAGAGTCCTTCATCGCGCTCGTGACCAATCGATTCGGGCCGGGTGGCCTCTACATCCTCGATGAGCCTGAAGCCGCTCTCTCACCGCAACGCCAACTGGCCTTGCTGAAATTGATCCACGATCGCGTCCGTGAGAGATGCCAGTTCATCATCGCGACCCATTCCCCGCTGATTCTTGCCTACCCTGGTGCCAGCCTCTACCACTTGTCAGAGACGGGCCTCGAATCGGTGAGGTACGAGGACACGGACCACTACAGGCTGACGCGAGACTTCTTGGAGCACCGAGCGCGTTACTTTCGACATCTCTTCGAAGACTGA
- a CDS encoding phytanoyl-CoA dioxygenase family protein gives MSELASGPLSSPWRTRLEQEGFALIPEAVSAETVESLLRALPSVESSSNASRRGGVRNLLEDVPEVQALALHGPLRDVAERVLGRDCFAVRGLMFDKTPESNWKVIWHQDLTIAVRERREVPGFGPWSHKAGVECVQPPPEVLESMVAVRLHLDDCGSDNGPVRVLPGSHREGRLSSAQTQTRLEQQPAEDCLVSARGILVMRPLLLHASSPARVPAHRRVVHLEFAACELPAGLEWHTRIGGPGHAQTQGVANARASMT, from the coding sequence ATGTCTGAGCTCGCGTCGGGTCCGCTGTCATCGCCGTGGCGGACTCGACTGGAGCAAGAGGGCTTCGCGCTCATCCCCGAAGCCGTGTCCGCTGAAACCGTCGAGTCCCTGCTCCGCGCGCTCCCGTCAGTTGAGTCGTCCTCGAATGCATCTCGACGCGGCGGTGTGCGCAACCTCTTGGAAGACGTACCCGAGGTCCAGGCCCTGGCGCTCCACGGGCCCCTGCGTGACGTCGCGGAGCGCGTCCTCGGACGTGACTGCTTCGCGGTGCGGGGCTTGATGTTCGACAAGACTCCCGAGTCGAACTGGAAGGTCATCTGGCATCAGGACCTGACCATCGCGGTGCGTGAGCGCAGAGAGGTGCCGGGGTTTGGCCCCTGGTCGCACAAGGCCGGTGTGGAGTGTGTGCAGCCGCCGCCCGAGGTGCTGGAGTCCATGGTCGCGGTGCGCCTGCACCTGGACGACTGCGGGAGTGACAACGGGCCGGTGCGCGTGCTGCCGGGCTCGCACCGAGAGGGGCGGTTGTCATCCGCGCAAACCCAGACCCGGCTGGAGCAACAGCCGGCCGAGGATTGCCTCGTGTCCGCGCGAGGCATCCTGGTGATGCGGCCGTTGCTCCTGCATGCCTCGTCGCCCGCGCGAGTGCCTGCGCACCGTCGCGTCGTGCACCTGGAGTTCGCGGCGTGCGAGCTGCCCGCGGGGCTCGAATGGCACACCCGCATTGGCGGGCCGGGCCATGCGCAAACTCAAGGAGTCGCGAACGCGCGGGCGTCGATGACCTGA
- a CDS encoding N-6 DNA methylase, whose protein sequence is MPRPHPPPAEVDEESLVHQFSGLDRKATGVFFTPAPLVERTLALALPYLGEGPLAVVDPACGAGAFLAATARLRPDARLWGLELDADVARMCHARIPSADIRPGDALRDGLEPLLAAIPPNHRELWIGNPPYNGTSALLKDRAAYARLRALLPRELPAGTSLRDDFAFFLLVAASRLATRPGVLAFITPSSLLESFLYAPLRHALLETLSLREVVDLGPGAFAGTQVRTCITVWTSPPGAAALPRFERQGQTQSFQPEAPEWRLVPISPEAVALDTEWRAEGELLDALVPVSLPGVKTRFDELLVDEDPERLLLRVRAFAACPRDALTDFAKAHGLPLSVLSKLHALKEGAPLDVDARHMRPFFRYGGARHRGTVPPEARAYCYLDRRLIPRGDHRLRGPYDPHLGAVKLLFNVRELPLSAALLEEEGCVHDHRHARFAPLFVPERIRDHGLGVTRAALTREELGPLVPNLSVRGRAWADTVGGPAEAFRRLVRFLNSEQVQQVWAPAFGASRVVPVPLALLSRADAAGEQSG, encoded by the coding sequence ATGCCCCGGCCCCACCCTCCACCCGCGGAAGTGGACGAGGAGTCACTGGTCCACCAGTTCTCCGGGCTCGACCGGAAGGCCACCGGCGTCTTCTTCACTCCCGCGCCGCTGGTGGAGCGCACGCTGGCCCTCGCCCTGCCGTATCTGGGTGAAGGGCCGCTCGCGGTGGTGGACCCCGCATGTGGCGCGGGCGCGTTCCTCGCGGCGACGGCGCGACTGCGGCCGGATGCGAGGCTGTGGGGTCTGGAGTTGGACGCGGACGTGGCGCGCATGTGCCATGCGCGAATCCCAAGCGCGGACATCCGTCCCGGGGATGCGCTGCGCGATGGATTGGAGCCACTGCTCGCCGCCATTCCTCCCAACCACCGCGAGCTGTGGATTGGAAATCCGCCGTACAACGGAACGTCCGCGCTGCTGAAGGACCGTGCGGCCTATGCGCGACTGCGCGCGCTCCTGCCTCGCGAGCTGCCCGCGGGAACCAGCCTCCGGGATGACTTCGCGTTCTTCCTGCTCGTCGCGGCGAGCCGGCTCGCCACGCGCCCCGGAGTCCTCGCCTTCATCACGCCGAGCAGTCTGCTCGAATCGTTCCTGTACGCGCCGCTGCGCCACGCGCTGCTGGAGACCCTGTCGCTGCGCGAGGTGGTGGACCTGGGGCCTGGAGCGTTCGCGGGCACGCAGGTCCGCACATGCATCACGGTTTGGACGTCGCCTCCCGGAGCAGCGGCCCTGCCCCGTTTTGAGAGGCAAGGACAGACACAATCCTTCCAGCCCGAGGCTCCCGAGTGGCGCCTGGTCCCTATCTCACCCGAGGCCGTGGCGCTCGACACGGAGTGGCGCGCGGAGGGTGAGCTGCTCGATGCGCTCGTCCCGGTGAGCTTGCCCGGCGTGAAGACCCGCTTCGATGAGCTGCTCGTGGATGAGGATCCGGAGCGTTTGCTCTTACGCGTGCGAGCCTTCGCGGCGTGTCCTCGGGATGCGCTGACTGACTTCGCGAAGGCGCACGGTCTGCCATTGTCGGTGCTGTCGAAGTTGCATGCGCTGAAGGAAGGGGCACCGCTGGACGTGGACGCGCGCCACATGCGGCCCTTCTTCCGATACGGCGGGGCGAGGCATCGCGGCACGGTGCCCCCCGAGGCGCGAGCGTACTGCTATCTGGATCGTCGCCTCATTCCTCGGGGCGATCACCGGCTGCGCGGCCCGTATGATCCGCACCTGGGCGCGGTGAAGTTGCTGTTCAACGTGCGCGAGTTGCCGCTGTCCGCCGCATTGCTGGAGGAAGAGGGCTGCGTGCATGATCATCGTCACGCGCGCTTCGCGCCCCTCTTCGTTCCGGAGCGGATCCGCGACCACGGATTGGGAGTCACGCGGGCAGCGCTGACGCGCGAGGAGTTGGGGCCACTGGTCCCGAACCTCTCGGTGAGAGGACGCGCCTGGGCCGACACCGTGGGAGGTCCCGCCGAGGCCTTCCGGCGCCTGGTGCGCTTCCTCAACAGCGAGCAGGTCCAGCAAGTGTGGGCGCCAGCGTTCGGAGCGTCCCGGGTAGTCCCCGTGCCGCTCGCGCTCCTGTCCAGGGCGGACGCCGCAGGCGAACAGAGCGGCTGA
- a CDS encoding beta-ketoacyl synthase produces the protein MRRVGIFGWGVVAPRSPNIQAFERNLASSESWLTPFNGFGPDNFLVGTPEFSLADYKPWIDARFQASRFSQLERKMGQPTQFAIGAFIQSLAQNPGLEQELQALGPRAHVYVGTGLGDLPTIQNISLDLYRAQRRWDRFWANPERNVKARQWMETREPLEGLPPEPSTVVEDERDKAEDAWWHFWAGRSAELREYLEELREIEAIGVPDEGDVESAKLAVIKEKRTRNARLQKKWNAPEPPWNAVSSNVLWNIHNTPASQISMLGKITGMTFAPVAACSSFGYGLKLAMNAIQLGQAKAVVMGMTDAAPNPLVVGGFYNARVISADAALSKPLTALRGTHIAGGAVVWVLGDYDYFTQKGFQALGMEPVAVGVTADADHIITPSKEGPTVAIREALSQAQCTPEHVGSWDLHATATPGDFLEVQNLRDVLPESVLITARKGTFGHGMSAGGGWELTAQYLGYAAGKVFATPLDGSELNKQIAKVHGRFVFNHDEPAPAGCAGKLSMGVGGINACVISRPWKK, from the coding sequence GTGCGCAGAGTCGGAATCTTCGGCTGGGGCGTGGTCGCCCCCCGTTCCCCCAACATCCAGGCCTTCGAGCGCAACCTCGCGTCGTCCGAGAGCTGGCTGACCCCCTTCAACGGCTTCGGACCGGACAACTTCCTGGTCGGCACGCCTGAGTTCAGCCTGGCGGACTACAAGCCGTGGATCGACGCCCGATTCCAGGCCAGCCGCTTCTCGCAGCTCGAGCGGAAGATGGGGCAACCGACGCAGTTCGCCATTGGCGCGTTCATCCAGTCGCTCGCGCAGAACCCGGGGCTGGAGCAGGAGCTCCAGGCGCTGGGGCCCCGCGCGCACGTCTACGTGGGCACCGGCCTGGGCGACCTGCCCACCATCCAGAACATCTCGCTGGACCTGTACCGCGCCCAGCGCCGCTGGGACCGCTTCTGGGCCAACCCCGAGCGCAACGTGAAGGCGCGCCAGTGGATGGAGACGCGCGAGCCCTTGGAGGGCCTGCCCCCCGAGCCGTCCACCGTGGTCGAGGACGAGCGCGACAAGGCCGAGGACGCGTGGTGGCACTTCTGGGCGGGCCGCTCCGCGGAGCTGCGCGAGTACCTGGAGGAGCTGCGCGAGATTGAAGCCATCGGCGTGCCCGACGAGGGCGACGTCGAGTCCGCCAAGCTGGCCGTCATCAAGGAGAAGCGCACCCGCAACGCGCGCCTCCAGAAGAAGTGGAACGCGCCCGAGCCGCCCTGGAACGCGGTGTCCTCCAACGTGCTGTGGAACATCCACAACACGCCCGCGTCGCAGATCTCCATGCTGGGCAAGATCACCGGCATGACGTTCGCGCCCGTGGCGGCGTGCTCGTCCTTTGGCTACGGCCTCAAGCTGGCGATGAACGCCATCCAGTTGGGCCAGGCGAAGGCCGTGGTGATGGGCATGACGGACGCGGCGCCCAACCCGCTGGTGGTGGGCGGCTTCTACAACGCGCGCGTCATCTCCGCGGACGCGGCCCTCTCCAAGCCCCTCACCGCCCTGCGCGGCACGCACATCGCGGGCGGCGCGGTGGTCTGGGTGCTGGGCGACTACGATTACTTCACCCAGAAGGGCTTCCAGGCGCTGGGCATGGAGCCCGTGGCCGTGGGCGTCACCGCGGACGCGGACCACATCATCACCCCGTCCAAGGAAGGCCCCACCGTGGCCATCCGCGAGGCGCTGAGCCAGGCCCAGTGCACGCCGGAGCACGTGGGGAGCTGGGACCTGCACGCCACCGCCACCCCGGGAGACTTCCTGGAGGTGCAGAACCTGCGCGACGTGCTGCCCGAGTCGGTGCTGATCACGGCGCGCAAGGGCACCTTCGGCCACGGCATGTCCGCCGGCGGCGGCTGGGAGCTGACGGCCCAGTACCTGGGCTACGCCGCGGGCAAGGTGTTCGCCACGCCGCTGGATGGCTCGGAGCTGAACAAGCAGATCGCCAAGGTGCACGGCCGCTTCGTGTTCAACCACGACGAGCCTGCCCCCGCAGGCTGCGCGGGCAAGCTCTCCATGGGCGTGGGCGGCATCAACGCCTGCGTGATTTCCCGCCCCTGGAAGAAGTAG
- a CDS encoding molecular chaperone DnaJ, protein MAKGGQTPPGPGSEEMRAAWARKDAGDVVGARREAERILSTRPSPVDEDEARALLRATSTPPSLYRFAALAAAIFVVLLLLALTRYA, encoded by the coding sequence ATGGCGAAAGGCGGACAGACGCCCCCGGGGCCTGGCTCCGAAGAGATGCGCGCGGCCTGGGCACGAAAGGACGCGGGCGACGTGGTCGGCGCCCGACGCGAGGCGGAGCGGATCCTCTCCACCCGCCCCTCCCCCGTGGACGAGGACGAGGCCCGCGCCCTCTTGCGCGCCACGTCCACCCCGCCGTCGCTCTATCGCTTCGCCGCGCTCGCCGCGGCCATCTTCGTCGTCCTGTTGCTGCTGGCGCTCACGCGCTACGCGTAG
- a CDS encoding DUF4159 domain-containing protein, which produces MPVRRLTRRNLLLGTAALGSLLSRGASAFGERGRFIPAVARHGGRWDARLSGLRRIAWELQRRTSVEVVPDARAIPVGSPDLFEYPFLYFGGDGAFPALTDAEVANLRRYLTYGGFMLADANDGSDGDGFDASFRREMARVLPQSPLAEVPSSHVVFKSFFLLDAAPGRLLNKPLPLAATLGKRAAVLYSQNDLAGAWSRSESGDYEFDVSPGGEPQRELALRMGINACMYALCLDYKDDAVHLPLILNKRR; this is translated from the coding sequence ATGCCCGTGCGGCGCCTGACCCGTCGAAACCTCCTGCTTGGTACTGCCGCGCTCGGTTCGCTGCTTTCCCGGGGGGCGTCCGCCTTCGGTGAGCGCGGGCGCTTCATCCCCGCGGTGGCGCGCCATGGTGGGCGCTGGGACGCGCGACTGTCGGGCCTGCGACGCATCGCCTGGGAGCTGCAGCGGCGCACCTCGGTGGAGGTGGTTCCGGACGCTCGCGCCATCCCCGTGGGCAGCCCCGACCTCTTCGAGTATCCCTTCCTGTACTTCGGCGGAGACGGGGCGTTTCCGGCGCTCACCGACGCGGAGGTGGCCAACCTCCGGCGTTACCTCACGTACGGCGGCTTCATGCTGGCGGACGCCAACGATGGCAGCGATGGGGACGGCTTTGACGCCAGCTTCCGCCGCGAGATGGCGCGCGTGCTGCCGCAGAGTCCGCTGGCCGAGGTGCCCTCCAGCCACGTGGTGTTCAAGTCGTTCTTCCTGTTGGACGCGGCGCCCGGCCGGCTGTTGAACAAGCCGCTGCCGCTGGCGGCCACGTTGGGCAAGCGCGCTGCGGTGCTGTACTCGCAGAACGACCTGGCGGGCGCGTGGAGCCGCAGCGAGTCCGGCGACTACGAGTTCGATGTGTCCCCGGGCGGTGAGCCGCAGCGCGAGCTGGCACTGCGCATGGGCATCAACGCCTGCATGTACGCGCTCTGTCTGGACTACAAGGACGACGCCGTGCACCTGCCTCTCATCCTCAACAAGCGGCGTTGA
- a CDS encoding superoxide dismutase family protein has translation MKIRSLLLAAMLTAATPALAQGAKPAAPAPAKAPEKKDTPAPAKGESAKASLKDAQGKDVGEVTLEQTPHGVLVKGSLKNLPEGEHAIHIHEVGKCDAPDFKTAGGHFNPEKKAHGILSPNGKHEGDLPNLHVGADGKVSFDFFANQGLTVASLFDADGSAFVVHAKQDDYHTDPAGDAGGRIACGVVAK, from the coding sequence ATGAAGATCCGCTCTCTGCTGCTCGCCGCCATGCTCACTGCCGCTACGCCCGCGCTGGCACAAGGCGCGAAGCCCGCGGCTCCTGCTCCCGCGAAGGCTCCGGAGAAGAAGGACACGCCCGCGCCCGCGAAGGGTGAGTCGGCGAAGGCGAGCCTCAAGGACGCCCAGGGCAAGGACGTGGGCGAGGTCACCTTGGAGCAGACCCCGCACGGCGTGCTCGTGAAGGGCTCGCTGAAGAACCTCCCCGAGGGCGAGCACGCCATCCACATCCACGAGGTGGGCAAGTGCGACGCGCCGGACTTCAAGACGGCTGGCGGCCACTTCAACCCGGAGAAGAAGGCCCACGGCATCCTGTCCCCCAATGGCAAGCACGAGGGCGACCTGCCCAACCTGCACGTGGGCGCGGACGGCAAGGTGTCCTTCGACTTCTTCGCCAACCAGGGCCTCACGGTCGCGTCGCTCTTTGACGCGGACGGCTCGGCCTTCGTGGTGCACGCCAAGCAGGACGACTACCACACGGATCCCGCGGGCGACGCCGGTGGCCGCATCGCGTGCGGCGTGGTCGCGAAGTAA
- a CDS encoding DoxX family membrane protein, with the protein MTTTAISSSSASVSASAPATSTREDTLERWAIRYARIALGVAFLSAVASRFGVWSGEPWGPRFERFIAYTAQVNAFAPAACVPALAWAATVAETTLGTLLVLGLWRRHVAFASSVLLAVFGTAMAVSLGPKEPLDYSVYSASAGALLLALASRRK; encoded by the coding sequence ATGACGACCACCGCGATCTCCTCCTCCTCCGCTTCTGTTTCGGCATCGGCTCCAGCGACCTCCACCCGCGAGGACACCCTGGAGCGCTGGGCCATCCGCTACGCGCGCATCGCCCTGGGCGTGGCCTTCCTCTCCGCCGTGGCCAGCCGGTTCGGCGTCTGGAGTGGAGAGCCCTGGGGCCCGCGCTTCGAGCGCTTCATCGCCTACACCGCGCAGGTGAACGCCTTCGCGCCCGCGGCGTGCGTCCCCGCCCTTGCCTGGGCTGCCACCGTCGCGGAGACGACGCTGGGCACGCTGCTCGTGCTCGGGCTGTGGCGCAGGCATGTGGCCTTCGCCAGCTCCGTGCTGCTGGCGGTGTTCGGCACGGCGATGGCGGTGTCGCTCGGGCCCAAGGAGCCGCTCGACTACTCGGTGTACTCCGCGTCCGCGGGCGCCCTGCTCCTGGCGCTGGCCTCGCGTCGAAAGTGA
- a CDS encoding theronine dehydrogenase, whose product MNTPSFNAWKLVSLSPLPTWALVALGVCVALGVGLAAWGVRREPSRARRVLLWLLRVGAGVAALFFLLEPGIRHLQVARMKNRVAVLVDRSASMNFPTEPGGPTRSAQVAAFLEKASPRLAALQDRFTVEMYGFDPELTPVTPASLASEPARAGSTDLLSALRAVGAAGQGSRKLSGVLLFSDGADNAELKAGAAGRARAALADLGVPVSTFLVGREALKDLAVEGLKVDDFAFVRNSLTVEVDIHGRGFSGRDIPVVLSQEGKTVATKSVRMDSGDDVKPVTFTFTPDQTGRFVYTVTVPTFPDEAVSDNNSRSFTLKVIRDRVRVLLVVGRPSWDERFLRGLLRQDANVDMVSFYILRTLSDDPGVTNDRELSLIPFPMEEIFDTKLDTFDVVIFQNFGYADPSLSISEYERNLERYIHNGGAFVMIGGDSVLGEGRASMPTLMEALPVEAAGPANLESFKPRLTPEGLRHPVTSIGTGAASTEGAWAELPAIPGANLTRARPGATVLMDHPFLTADGKNAPVVAVWDYGRGRSMVVATDATWSWAFTAHRDGSPNRAYDRFWGNALRWLVRDPDLTTLKVAADPPSVEPGRPVGVVVQARMADYQPAQDAQVRVELLSVATQKPVAVQTGTAGPDGVVRLEFAPPAPGPYKLLASAKKGETDLGKGEDAVAVRTVGPELSDASVRPALLEQIASVTGGKAYHLPSDGLPDVPLLDPPVVEVGRAQDQPLWDRWYYLMALLALLGAEWFARRRFGYV is encoded by the coding sequence ATGAACACCCCCTCCTTCAACGCGTGGAAGCTCGTCAGCCTGTCGCCCTTGCCGACCTGGGCGCTGGTGGCGCTCGGGGTCTGCGTGGCGCTGGGCGTGGGGCTGGCGGCCTGGGGCGTGCGCCGCGAGCCCTCTCGCGCCCGCCGCGTGCTGCTGTGGCTGCTGCGCGTGGGCGCGGGCGTGGCGGCGCTGTTCTTCCTGCTGGAGCCGGGCATCCGTCACCTGCAGGTGGCGCGGATGAAGAACCGCGTGGCGGTGCTGGTGGATCGCTCCGCGTCCATGAACTTCCCCACCGAGCCGGGCGGGCCCACCCGCAGCGCGCAGGTGGCGGCGTTCCTGGAGAAGGCGTCGCCTCGGCTCGCGGCGTTGCAGGACCGCTTCACGGTGGAGATGTATGGGTTTGATCCCGAGCTGACGCCGGTGACGCCTGCTTCACTGGCGAGTGAGCCGGCGCGGGCGGGGAGCACGGATTTGCTGTCGGCGCTGCGCGCGGTGGGGGCGGCGGGGCAGGGCTCGCGCAAGCTGTCCGGGGTGTTGCTGTTCAGCGATGGCGCGGACAACGCGGAGCTGAAGGCGGGCGCGGCGGGTCGGGCTCGCGCGGCGCTGGCGGACCTGGGCGTGCCGGTGTCCACGTTCCTGGTGGGTCGCGAGGCGCTGAAGGACCTGGCCGTGGAAGGGCTCAAGGTCGATGACTTCGCCTTCGTGCGCAACTCGCTCACGGTGGAGGTGGACATCCACGGGCGCGGCTTCTCCGGGCGAGACATCCCCGTGGTGCTCAGCCAGGAGGGCAAGACGGTCGCGACGAAGTCGGTGCGGATGGACTCCGGCGACGACGTGAAGCCCGTGACGTTCACCTTCACGCCGGACCAGACGGGGCGCTTCGTCTACACGGTGACGGTGCCCACCTTCCCGGACGAAGCGGTGAGCGACAACAACAGCCGCTCGTTCACGCTGAAGGTGATTCGGGACCGGGTGCGCGTGCTGCTCGTGGTGGGGCGTCCGTCGTGGGACGAGCGCTTCCTGCGCGGACTGCTGCGGCAGGACGCCAACGTGGACATGGTGTCCTTCTACATCTTGAGGACGCTCTCGGATGATCCGGGCGTGACGAACGACCGCGAGCTGTCGCTCATCCCGTTCCCGATGGAGGAGATTTTCGACACGAAGCTGGACACGTTCGACGTCGTCATCTTCCAGAACTTCGGCTACGCGGATCCGTCGCTGTCCATCTCGGAGTACGAGCGCAACCTGGAGCGCTACATCCACAACGGTGGCGCGTTCGTGATGATTGGCGGCGACAGCGTGCTGGGCGAGGGGCGCGCGAGCATGCCCACGCTGATGGAGGCGCTGCCGGTGGAAGCGGCGGGGCCGGCGAACCTGGAGTCCTTCAAGCCGCGGCTGACGCCCGAAGGACTGCGGCATCCGGTGACGTCCATCGGGACGGGGGCGGCGAGCACGGAGGGCGCGTGGGCCGAGCTGCCCGCGATTCCTGGCGCGAACCTGACGCGCGCGCGGCCTGGCGCCACGGTGTTGATGGACCATCCGTTCCTCACGGCGGATGGCAAGAACGCGCCGGTGGTGGCGGTCTGGGATTACGGGCGGGGGCGCTCGATGGTGGTGGCCACGGATGCGACGTGGTCGTGGGCTTTCACGGCGCACCGGGATGGCTCACCGAACCGCGCGTATGACCGCTTCTGGGGCAACGCGCTGCGATGGTTGGTGAGAGATCCGGACCTGACGACGCTGAAGGTGGCGGCGGATCCGCCATCGGTGGAGCCGGGGCGGCCGGTGGGCGTGGTGGTGCAGGCGCGGATGGCGGACTACCAGCCGGCGCAGGACGCGCAGGTTCGGGTGGAGCTGCTGTCGGTGGCGACGCAGAAGCCGGTGGCGGTGCAGACGGGGACGGCGGGGCCGGATGGCGTGGTGCGGTTGGAGTTCGCGCCGCCCGCGCCGGGGCCGTACAAGCTGTTGGCCTCGGCGAAGAAGGGCGAGACGGATTTGGGCAAGGGCGAGGACGCGGTGGCGGTGCGCACCGTGGGGCCCGAGCTGTCGGATGCATCGGTGCGGCCCGCGCTGCTGGAGCAGATTGCCAGCGTGACGGGCGGCAAGGCGTACCACCTGCCTTCCGATGGTCTGCCGGACGTGCCGCTGTTGGACCCGCCGGTGGTGGAAGTGGGCCGGGCGCAGGACCAGCCCTTGTGGGACCGCTGGTACTACCTCATGGCCTTGCTCGCGCTGCTGGGCGCGGAGTGGTTCGCGCGTCGCCGCTTTGGCTATGTCTGA